A region from the Triticum aestivum cultivar Chinese Spring chromosome 3D, IWGSC CS RefSeq v2.1, whole genome shotgun sequence genome encodes:
- the LOC123080319 gene encoding protein THYLAKOID RHODANESE-LIKE, chloroplastic — protein MAAILSSAAPTTPTPPRARRPRQAPRNRRLPLGGPAAGLFTTLGLNGGSAALAAPLSYEEMLRLSSDTAGGGGDGFSLPDLGLGGLVDFVAQNPLVVAAGLAVVAVPLVVSQVLGGASKPYETVSVKAAYRRLLEEPDAQLVDIRPLKDAREVGSPDISEAKKKAAAVPYDGEDKNGFLKKLALRFKDPENTTLIILDKFDGNSELVAELVTSNGYKGAFAVKDGAEGPRGWQSSDLPWTAPKKGFSLDFGELFGDGSEGLPVTIGLAAATGLGLLAYTEIETVLQFLGSTAVIQLVASKLVYAEDRKKTLQQIDDFFNKKIAPKELVDEIKEIGQALLPSSGEAKSQPAAATAAAPAAATATAAPVAEPAAPAAATATAAPVAEPEAPAVEASTESPPDTATSSRPLSPFANYPDLKPPASPSPPASEGKTEVKATVVAATESPAEANSAPVAEAVEESSPPAKPRPLSPYANYPDLKPPASPSPSPP, from the exons ATGGCCGCCATCCTCTCTTCCGCCGCGCCAACGACGCCGACTCCCCCGCGCGCCCGGAGGCCTCGACAGGCGCCCAGGAATAGGCGCCTCCCCCTTGGAGGCCCCGCGGCGGGCCTCTTCACCACGCTCGGACTAAATGGCGGCAGCGCCGCTCTCGCCGCTCCTCTCTCCTACGAGGAGATGCTGCGGCTCTCATCCGACACCGCCGGTGGTGGGGGTGACGGGTTCTCCCTCCCAGACCTCGGCCTCGGCGGGTTGGTGGACTTCGTCGCGCAGAACCCGCTCGTCGTCGCCGCGGGCCTCGCCGTGGTCGCCGTGCCGTTGGTCGTTTCCCAGGTGCTTGGCGGTGCCTCCAAGCCGTACGAAACCGTGTCCGTGAAGGCCGCGTACCGGAGGCTTCTGGAGGAGCCTGACGCGCAGCTCGTCGACATCAGGCCGCTCAAGGACGCCCGGGAGGTCGGCTCGCCGGACATCTCGGAGGCCAAGAAGAAGGCGGCGGCCGTGCCCTACGACGGAGAGGACAAGAACGGTTTCTTGAAGAAGCTTGCGCTGAGGTTTAAGGACCCGGAGAACACCACATTGATCATCCTTGACAA GTTTGATGGGAACTCTGAACTAGTTGCTGAGCTTGTCACATCCAATGGCTACAAAGGTGCTTTTGCGGTAAAGGATGGCGCAGAAGGACCTCGGGGATGGCAG AGCAGTGATCTTCCCTGGACTGCTCCCAAGAAGGGATtcagtttggactttggtgagctATTTGGG GATGGTTCAGAAGGTTTGCCCGTCACAATTGGTCTTGCTGCAGCTACTGGTTTGGGATTACTTGCCTACACAGAG ATAGAAACCGTGCTACAGTTTCTGGGTTCAACTGCGGTTATCCAGCTTGTGGCAAGCAAGCTCGTATATGCCGAG GACCGAAAGAAGACCCTGCAACAGATTGATGACTTCTTTAACAAGAAGATTGCACCAAAGGAGCTTGTTGATGAAATTAAG GAAATCGGGCAGGCTCTCCTGCCTTCATCTGGTGAAGCTAAGAgccaaccagcagcagcaacagcggcAGCGCCAGCCGCTGCCACGGCAACTGCTGCACCAGTAGCAGAACCAGCAGCCCCAGCTGCTGCCACGGCAACTGCTGCACCAGTAGCAGAACCAGAAGCCCCAGCTGTAGAAGCCAGCACAGAGTCGCCTCCTGATACCGCAACATCATCGAGACCCCTGTCACCATTTGCAAAT TACCCAGATCTCAAACCACCGGCCAGCCCTTCCCCACCAGCTTCAGAGGGTAAAACCGAGGTGAAGGCCACCGTTGTCGCAGCAACCGAATCGCCGGCGGAAGCTAACTCGGCACCGGTAGCAGAAGCCGTCGAAGAATCATCGCCTCCTGCGAAGCCCAGGCCTCTTTCGCCATATGCGAAC TATCCAGATCTCAAACCGCCGGCCTCTCCTTCGCCTTCGCCGCCTTAG